The following are encoded in a window of Gossypium raimondii isolate GPD5lz chromosome 13, ASM2569854v1, whole genome shotgun sequence genomic DNA:
- the LOC105782755 gene encoding probable protein S-acyltransferase 22, with protein sequence MRKHGWQLPYHPLQVVAVAVFLALGFAFYVFFAPFVGKKMFQYIVMGIYTPLITCCFGLYIWCAAADPADPGVFKSKKYLKIPENGKHSGPKDSKLGGDSTTSLHDDNATSVGGKFLEKDAAATHETLKNMSLRTDRNNASSKQSSCFLWIFFPCAFICKCCSSNEESSEQQMSEDGMFYCSLCEVEVFKYSKHCRVCDKCVDRFDHHCRWLNNCIGQRNYRQFFALMVSALLLLILQWSTGILVLICCFIDRKQFSTDIATKLGSSFSLVPFVIVVALCTILAMVATLPIAQLLFFHILLMKKGISTYDYIIALREQEQEQQGIGGHQSPQMSPASSLTGLSSASSFSTFHRGAWCTPPRLFLEDQFDVVPPDTGSVSSYGKKMVGEEPIKKKNPGAVKISPWTLARLNAEDVSKAAAEARKKSKILQPVVRRETSSGLEAESSFGSSGRQVFSRADSRRRASKRVRLPADLPMDPLMTISAKDTSSSLAPLQLEARSAFQTSRAMSSYAGIAASSPESSLDSPDIHPFRVSSSGAEESRRLTGLSSVNMAVPKGFPLSRSTSDGYEASGGEDSDRVPSRIIETSTNWSNVLFDSEQDDSIVKLKAPSSSSQANIRML encoded by the exons ATGAGGAAGCATGGATGGCAGCTTCCTTATCATCCTCTCCag GTGGTGGCTGTTGCTGTGTTCTTGGCACTTGGATTTGCCTTCTATGTGTTCTTTGCTCCTTTTGTTGGGAAGAAGATGTTTCAATACATTGTGATGGGAATCTATACTCCTCTT ATTACATGTTGCTTTGGCCTATATATTTGGTGTGCGGCAGCTGATCCTGCAGATCCAGGAGTTTTTAAGTCAAAAAAGTACCTCAAAATTCCTGAAAATGGAAAGCATTCTGGACCAAAGGATTCTAAATTAGGTGGGGATTCAACTACATCATTGCATGACGACAATGCTACTTCAGTTGGAGGAAAATTTCTGGAAAAGGATGCAGCAGCTACACATGAAACCTTGAAAAACATGAGTCTTAGAACTGATAGAAACAATGCTTCATCGAAGCAATCGTCTTGTTTCCTATGGATTTTTTTCCCTTGTGCTTTTATCTGCAAGTGCTGTAGCTCAAACGAAGAATCTTCTGAACAACAAATGAGTGAAGATGGCATGTTCTATTGCAGTTTGTGTGAAGTTGAG GTTTTCAAATACAGCAAGCACTGCAGAGTCTGCGACAAATGTGTTGACCGTTTCGATCATCACTGCAGG TGGCTCAACAATTGCATCGGCCAAAGGAACTACCGACAATTTTTTGCTCTCATGGTTTCGGCTCTTCTATTG CTTATTCTACAATGGTCAACCGGAATCCTTGTACTTATCTGCTGTTTCATCGATCGGAAGCAGTTTTCTACTGATATTGCAACGAAGTTAGGAAGCAGTTTCTCTTTGGTTCCATTTGTTATTGTGGTT GCATTGTGCACCATTTTGGCTATGGTTGCTACGCTACCTATTGCACAGCTTTTATTCTTTCACATTCTACTCATGAAAAAG GGAATCAGCACATATGATTATATAATAGCTTTACGGGAGCAGGAGCAAGAGCAACAAGGTATTGGTGGTCACCAGAGTCCGCAAATGTCCCCAGCTAGCTCACTTACTGGATTAAGTAGTGCTAGTTCCTTTTCTACTTTTCATAGGGGTGCATGGTGTACACCACCACGGCTGTTCCTCGAAGATCag TTCGATGTTGTTCCTCCCGATACTGGATCTGTGAGTTCATATGGGAAAAAAATGGTAGGAGAGGAACCTATCAAGAAGAAGAATCCGGGAGCAGTTAAGATCAGTCCGTGGACATTGGCACGGTTAAATGCAGAAGATGTTTCAAAAGCTGCAGCTGAAGCAAGGAAAAAGTCCAAAATCCTGCAGCCTGTTGTGAGACGGGAAACCTCTTCCGGGCTAGAAGCAGAAAGTAGCTTTGGAAGCAGTGGCCGACAAGTGTTCTCAAGAGCTGATAGCAGAAGACGAGCATCTAAGCGAGTGCGTCTCCCAGCTGACCTACCCATGGATCCCTTAATGACCATTTCTGCTAAAGACACATCAAGTAGTTTGGCACCTCTTCAACTGGAAGCACGAAGCGCTTTCCAAACCAGTCGAGCAATGTCAAGCTATGCTGGGATTGCTGCCTCTTCTCCTGAGAGCAGTTTAGACTCGCCAGATATTCATCCATTTCGGGTCTCCTCATCGGGAGCTGAAGAATCAAGAAGGCTAACAGGTTTATCTTCTGTCAATATGGCTGTTCCAAAGGGATTTCCTTTATCAAGGTCTACTAGTGACGGGTATGAAGCATCAGGTGGGGAAGACAGTGATCGAGTTCCTTCGAGAATTATCGAGACATCAACAAACTGGAGCAACGTTCTTTTCGATTCCGAACAGGATGATAGTATCGTTAAACTAAAAGCACCATCTTCATCCAGCCAGGCTAACATTAGAATGCTGTGA
- the LOC105782756 gene encoding uncharacterized protein LOC105782756: MATPPPSPPSKIDLWTILSESRRILKAHSGHFQALTVLFLLPSSCFISIYPFIYQHFSPTIESHLSFLEQNPPIFPIKLPIFNLLYTLILSIFSFFAIGSITYSVFHGFYGRPLNLLSSFKAASTSFFPLLLTSLVTQFIVYGISLVIVLVFFALIKATQFYSSPTFILLILVYVIIFTSTITYLQLNWIFAQAIVVVESSWGLEPLKRSRNLVKGMKGVAFKMMLFFGFFIACNTWLSIQRLRDPAGDKWKSWTFVMNIVSTSCIYMLLMLHGLAANTVFYIYAKALHGELDEEFATQYVSLPVDDGKVNVPYVVSIV; this comes from the coding sequence ATGGCAACGCCTCCACCATCTCCACCGTCAAAAATCGACCTCTGGACCATCCTATCCGAATCCAGGCGCATACTCAAAGCCCACAGTGGCCACTTCCAAGCTCTCACAGTCCTCTTTCTCCTCCCTTCCTCTTGTTTTATATCCATTTATCCCTTCATCTATCAACACTTCTCTCCCACCATTGAATCCCACCTCAGCTTCCTTGAACAAAATCCCCCCATCTTCCCCATTAAACTCCCCATCTTCAATCTCCTTTACACCCTCATCCTctccatcttttctttcttcgCTATCGGTTCCATCACTTACAGCGTTTTCCACGGCTTTTACGGTCGACCCCTCAACCTTTTATCCTCTTTTAAGGCAGCTTCCACTTCCTTCTTCCCTCTCCTCTTGACTTCCCTTGTAACCCAGTTTATCGTTTATGGAATCAGTTTAGTTATTGTTTTGGTCTTTTTTGCATTAATCAAAGCAACCCAATTTTACTCTTCACCTACTTTCATCTTACTTATCCTTGTCTATGTGATCATTTTCACGTCTACTATAACTTATCTCCAACTGAACTGGATATTTGCTCAAGCTATCGTAGTAGTTGAATCAAGCTGGGGACTTGAACCATTAAAGCGAAGTCGAAATCTAGTTAAAGGAATGAAAGGGGTTGCTTTTAAGATGATGCTGTTTTTCGGCTTCTTCATTGCGTGTAATACCTGGCTCTCAATTCAAAGACTGAGGGATCCAGCTGGTGATAAATGGAAAAGTTGGACATTTGTTATGAATATTGTCTCCACTTCCTGCATCTACATGTTGCTTATGCTTCATGGTTTGGCTGCAAATACAGTTTTCTATATATATGCCAAGGCTCTACATGGAGAGCTTGATGAAGAATTTGCTACACAGTATGTAAGTTTGCCTGTTGATGATGGGAAAGTGAATGTTCCTTATGTTGTTTCAATCGTTTAA